The following coding sequences lie in one Komagataeibacter sucrofermentans DSM 15973 genomic window:
- the map gene encoding type I methionyl aminopeptidase, giving the protein MEGDMHGGAVKIHTPEDFVGMRAAGQLAARTLDMITPHVREGVTTGELDRLIHDYMLANDAVPATLGYRGYPASSCISINHVVCHGIPGEKTLKDGDILNIDVTVILDGWYGDTSRMYTVGKVKLRAQKLIEATYESLMLAIDAVRPGATLGDIGHIIQTYAEARRFSVVRDFCGHGIGRTFHAPPNVLHYGNPGEDLVLRPGMFFTIEPMLNIGRPDVKILEDKWTAVTRDRSLSAQFEHMMGVTEDGCEVFTLSPAGYTCPPYPQA; this is encoded by the coding sequence ATGGAAGGCGATATGCACGGCGGCGCGGTAAAGATTCACACGCCAGAAGACTTCGTGGGCATGCGGGCAGCGGGCCAGCTTGCCGCCCGCACGCTCGACATGATCACCCCGCACGTGCGCGAGGGGGTCACCACGGGCGAACTCGACCGCCTCATTCATGATTACATGCTGGCCAATGATGCGGTGCCCGCCACGCTGGGCTATCGCGGCTACCCGGCCTCGAGCTGCATTTCGATCAATCATGTCGTCTGCCACGGCATTCCGGGCGAAAAGACGCTGAAGGATGGCGACATCCTCAACATCGACGTGACCGTCATCCTTGATGGCTGGTACGGTGATACGAGCCGGATGTACACCGTGGGCAAGGTCAAGCTGCGCGCGCAGAAGCTGATCGAGGCGACCTACGAATCCCTCATGCTGGCCATTGATGCCGTGCGCCCCGGCGCGACGCTGGGCGATATCGGGCACATCATCCAGACCTATGCCGAGGCGCGGCGCTTTTCAGTGGTGCGTGATTTCTGCGGGCATGGAATCGGGCGCACCTTCCACGCGCCGCCCAACGTGCTGCATTACGGCAACCCCGGCGAGGACCTGGTGCTGCGTCCGGGCATGTTCTTCACCATCGAGCCCATGCTCAATATCGGCCGCCCGGACGTGAAGATCCTTGAGGACAAATGGACCGCCGTGACGCGCGACCGTTCGCTGTCCGCCCAGTTCGAGCACATGATGGGTGTGACGGAGGACGGGTGCGAGGTCTTCACCCTCTCGCCCGCAGGCTATACCTGCCCGCCCTATCCGCAGGCGTAA